Within uncultured Methanoregula sp., the genomic segment TGATTTTATTCAAATCATATTGCCATCCGGATTTTACCCTTTTTCCAGCAATGTCCCGGTATAATGTACACTCGGCGGTTCAATTAATTCCGGTCCAGGTGCATTATATCACCGTCCTGATGCGTGGAATATAATACTGCCCGTGCCGATTGCGATTCCGGATGATCCTCCTGCATGGAGATCATTACACAATGCAGATCGAGAAAATAACGTATGACTGAAGTATTAATCACAGACGGCAGCAACCCTGCAATCAGCAGCACTGATTACTGCTCTTCCCCGGCCAGGGACCAAATCCTGACCCGACCTGCAGCAAACGATTGTTCAGGTGGGTTGCAGGAACTGAAACTGTGGTAATACTTCGGGAGATGAATCTTATGAAAAAAAGCAGTATCATTATGCTGATTGCATCAGCGATTCTCATTGCAGGAATCCTTGTTACGGGTTGTACGCAGGATTCCGGCAGTACCTCTGCCCAGTCAAGCGGCAGTCCGGCATCATCGAATGCACAGGCACAGATCACAAAAACCGCCCAGGCTGAACAACCTGCCAGCAGCTCAGCGTCAGGGTCATCTGACCAGACAAAGAATGGCGACAAACCCCAGTTCAACCAGTCTGCCGGTGCACCGTCGGGAACTCCCCCGGAAGGCATGCAGATGAATGGAACACACCCGTCCGGTACCCCTCCCTCTGGTGGACCTGGTAGTGGTACCGCCCCCTCCGGTACGCAACCCTCGGGAACACCCCCATCCGGGACTCCCCTGTCAGGATCCTGATAGGGACAAACCGATAGTCATGAACTGTTGGTAAAAAAGAGCTGTCCCGCAGGGTCTGGCGGTTTTCATCACCTGAAAGGCATCATGCGGGAACAGGCATCTGAATGCAGGAGGACCTAAAAGGTTCCCTGCAATCCTCTTATAGCGGGAAATTCTCCTTTTTCCCTGTTGTGTCAGAACCGTATCTTTTCCAGGTCTGCAATAATCTCAGCTACCGAATGGTACCGCTCTGCCGGGTATTTTTTCATGCATCTGGAAATGACCGCCTCAATTCCTGCCCCCTCCGGCCCTGCAAGGGAGATATGAGGTGGGTCGTCGTGCAGGATAGCCTGCGTTACTTCTCCCATGCCCCCGCCAACAAACGGTACCTGTCCGGTAACCATCTCGTAAAACAGGACCCCCAGCTGATAAATATCGGTCCATAGGCCGGGTTCCCCGTAGATGTTCGGAGCCAGTTGTTCCGGTGCAGCATATTCCAGGGAAAACCCGATGATGCCGGATTGTTTTGTCCCTTCCGCTTTTGCAAGTCCCCAATCGGTAATCTTCGGTGTTCCATCGGGAGCGATAAGGATGTTTCCGGGTTTTATGTCCCGGTGGGCGATTCCCTGTTCATGGGCATAGAGGAGTCCCCGGGCAATTCCCCTGACGATTGCGACTGCCCGTTCCTGTCCGAGAGGGAATTTCAGGGAAGCAAGCGAAGACTCAACGAACTCCATCTCGATATAGGGTACCGGGAATATATTCGCCCCATAGATTTCGACAATATTCGGGTGGTGGAGGCTTTGCCATACGTGAAGCTCCTTGGTGAACTGCGTGCCGGTCACCTCATCGAACCGGATAGGCACTTTCACGGCAATGGCCCGGTTTTCAACCGGGTCCCATGCACGAAAGACCCGGCAAGCACCTCCTTCGGCAAGATATTCCGCACCGGGATACTTTTTCTCCAGGGCCGGAGGCAGGTGGGCAGCATAATGGTGCAGCCCCTCGGAACCATCCCCGGTTGACGGGACGGTCTTTTTCACTATGGTTGTATTTCCCCTGAGGCTTTCCTCCCGCACCTGGTAGTCATCCGTTGCTCTCCTCTTGCGTATCCGCTCGTACCAGATACCTGCAGCGGCTGATACAATCAGGGCTATAGGAACGATCCACCAGAACTGGACAAGAATCCCTGGAAACGGGGGTGGGCTCGACAATCCTCCGGGACCCGTAATCGGAAATGCAGCATCCTCCTTGGGGATCGAAGCACCGCGTGCCGCCGGCTGTTGTTCTCCCTGTCGCAGGAGCGTATACGCGCTTGGCGGGCTCAGAAGAGGTGCTCTGTCCGTTATTGCACTGGGATTCTTTGTTGCCGAAAGAACACCGCTGGCATTCTGCTGGATGACATAGGGATTCGTTCCAACCCCGTTGCCGGTAGTAAAACTGCTGGTATATTTCTTCCAGTAGTTCCCCAGCGAACCGGCAAAATTCTGTCCCCCGTACTGGTATTCCCAGGGTCTGCTGGACCACGTGACATCGGCTGACTGGCTCTCCACGTCAACCGGGTTATCGAAATAATTCACGTAGAACGAGTTTGCCTGGGACTCGCTGTCGAGGACAACGCCCACCGTATTGTTGACAATGTTGTTTTTTACGATATCATTGTTCACCGCAGACTTCAGGCATATCCCCTGCTCGAACCCGCTGACGCTGACGTTGGTGATCTTGTTGTTATCCGACTGGATGAGGATGCCGCACTTCCCGCTCCCGGTAAGGATCATCCCGTCAACGGTAATCCCTTTTGCCGTAAGATTGATGCCAGTCCCACCCCGAGAAGTGACCAGTTTTGGGGGATTGTTGTTATCCAGTGCCTGCACGACGACCGGCCGATCTATGACCAGATTTTCGTAATAGGTTCCTCCTGGTACGAGAATCGTATCGCTCGTATTGGCAGCGTTGATACTACTCTGGAGAGAGCCCGCAGAGCTGTTCCCGTCATAGATCACGATTGCAGCGGCTACCGGGGAAGCAAATAAAAACAGGCAGATCAGGATGAGCATGCCACCAGTGCCCCGGTCTTCCAAAAATAGTGCCCCCTTCCGGTTCAATCTGTGCCTTTCTGCCATCGGCTCACTCGTTTGCAATGAACAGGAACCGTGCTGCATCTTCACCCATAGCAAGATCGATGATATCTCCGTTCTTCAACGGGACCTTGTGCATGGGAGTGATAAGTTCCGTATTCACGTAGGTTCCCCCGGAACTCCCCCGGTCCTCGATCTGCCAGATCGTTCCTGCCCGTGTGAGAATTGCATGGGGTTTTGTGATCCTGGTCACTGCCACGTACTCTTCGGGCAGTACAATGTCCCCTTCGCTGGTTTTTGACGGGGCATCTGCATCTGCCCTTCCAAGAAGGACTCTCTCTTTTTTCAGGAGGAATGTCCGGCCTGCTCCCCGACCTTCAATAAGATGGAGTGCCGGGCAATCCTTGCCCGATTCCAGCAGGACTGCAGCCCTCACATCGTTGAGACGTCCCTGGATCTCACCGTATCCGATGGGGATATTGATCCGCGAGAAAACCCCCATATTTTTAATCAGCATCTCGAGGCTGCCTTCAGCAAGGGAGAATTTCCAGACCGGGTGTATGCCTTTTGCAGTCTCCCTCCCGAAACCTGCTTCCTTTTTTACAAGACCGATATTGACGAGCTGGTCGATGTGCTTTTTTGTATTTGCATAGCTCGTATCTATGCGGGATGCGATCTCGCTGATCTCTTTTGGTTCTTTCTCGATGACCTTGAGTATCTTCAACCGGGAGGGGTTGGAAAGCACTTCCAGGTACTCTGATAGTTCCTGCAGGAAGGCAGGATCTGTTGAAATACAGACTGTCGCTTTCTCGGCCATTATCGATACACCCGTTTTGTTTTTTTATCCACCCACCTTACGGAGTGTGCTTAATCATACTATCATTGTGCGGGATAAAATATGTTGGTATTTCCCGTTCCCTCAGTCACGTTTTTTAGGAATTGGCAGGTTTCAATCTTCCCTGTCTGCTGACGATATATGATCCCTTCCGGTTCAATACATCCCTCCCGGGTTTCATCATCTCACCGTGACTGTATCACCAATATATGAGCACTCCCCTGCAACGGGAGAACCACTCTTCAGACTGGTGACGAAATGGCACGGGAATCACAATATAGTGTAAAAAGTACATCGGCAGGAAAAACCGGCTCTCCGGAGATTGGTGGGAATGACTCATAAAAATCCGTGGTTTCTCATCACGAACGATGAGATAGAAGAGATACAAAACCAGTTGCAGTATTTCCAGAAAGACCTTTCCGGTCCCGGCCTGGGCCATGTAAAGGATATCGATAACCTGCTCAGGAGAGTACGGGACCGCCGGCCATGACCGCTGCATCTTTTTTTAAAAAATACCAGGCAGAGACAGTACTTGCAGGTATCCTTCTTTTGTCCCTGTTTCTCAACCTCTGGAATCTCTGGAACCAGGGAATTTCCAATGAGTACTATGCGGCTGCCGTAAAGAGCATGCTCGAAAATCCCCGCCTCATCTTCTTCAACTCTTTCGATGCAGCAGGTTTTGTTACGATCGACAAACCCCCTGTAGGGCTTTGGGTCCAGGTTGCGTCTGCAGCACTTCTCGGGTTCTCCGGGTGGGCCCTTGTCCTGCCCCAGGCTCTTGCCGGTGTTGGATCGGTT encodes:
- a CDS encoding protein kinase, whose translation is MAERHRLNRKGALFLEDRGTGGMLILICLFLFASPVAAAIVIYDGNSSAGSLQSSINAANTSDTILVPGGTYYENLVIDRPVVVQALDNNNPPKLVTSRGGTGINLTAKGITVDGMILTGSGKCGILIQSDNNKITNVSVSGFEQGICLKSAVNNDIVKNNIVNNTVGVVLDSESQANSFYVNYFDNPVDVESQSADVTWSSRPWEYQYGGQNFAGSLGNYWKKYTSSFTTGNGVGTNPYVIQQNASGVLSATKNPSAITDRAPLLSPPSAYTLLRQGEQQPAARGASIPKEDAAFPITGPGGLSSPPPFPGILVQFWWIVPIALIVSAAAGIWYERIRKRRATDDYQVREESLRGNTTIVKKTVPSTGDGSEGLHHYAAHLPPALEKKYPGAEYLAEGGACRVFRAWDPVENRAIAVKVPIRFDEVTGTQFTKELHVWQSLHHPNIVEIYGANIFPVPYIEMEFVESSLASLKFPLGQERAVAIVRGIARGLLYAHEQGIAHRDIKPGNILIAPDGTPKITDWGLAKAEGTKQSGIIGFSLEYAAPEQLAPNIYGEPGLWTDIYQLGVLFYEMVTGQVPFVGGGMGEVTQAILHDDPPHISLAGPEGAGIEAVISRCMKKYPAERYHSVAEIIADLEKIRF
- a CDS encoding FHA domain-containing protein; translated protein: MAEKATVCISTDPAFLQELSEYLEVLSNPSRLKILKVIEKEPKEISEIASRIDTSYANTKKHIDQLVNIGLVKKEAGFGRETAKGIHPVWKFSLAEGSLEMLIKNMGVFSRINIPIGYGEIQGRLNDVRAAVLLESGKDCPALHLIEGRGAGRTFLLKKERVLLGRADADAPSKTSEGDIVLPEEYVAVTRITKPHAILTRAGTIWQIEDRGSSGGTYVNTELITPMHKVPLKNGDIIDLAMGEDAARFLFIANE